One Methylomonas sp. LL1 DNA segment encodes these proteins:
- the trbL gene encoding P-type conjugative transfer protein TrbL translates to MNKQMLLIATILIALSTDALAAIDGPNIMDDVQGRFAAAAAGWADAITARATWLFWVLALISMVWTHGFLLLRKADIGEFYAEFLRFTITTGFFWWLLSNGPAMATGIFASMQTLGSNAAGLGVVTPSGIIDAGFQVFGKAITASSIWEPVEGAALIIMGAVVLVIMALIATNMLVLFISGWILAYAGVIYLGFGGGRWTTDMAIGFYKTVLNVAIQLMAMILIVGIGQAFINDYVAAMEADMTYADMGSFLVASVVLLLLVNKVPPMLGQVAFGGGTGALGHGFGAGSAMAAAATAGAAIGVAGGAIAAGATNIGGGIQAIMAASNKAAEFAGSGGSDSASRMTADYLQGGQSNSDSSSSKTTTPLGEAMGGSSTSSRDSNPKYGPSMIKNLATGIGEVAKQKIRDRTSNTFGGQVASAISNSGQTTPSFGGDSLSGSDEAVDPAEEVAAFTNGNNSGNAQSA, encoded by the coding sequence ATGAATAAACAAATGTTATTGATTGCTACCATCCTGATAGCGTTATCTACTGACGCCTTAGCGGCAATAGATGGGCCGAACATTATGGATGATGTTCAAGGACGATTCGCCGCAGCAGCAGCCGGATGGGCCGACGCCATAACTGCGAGAGCAACCTGGCTATTCTGGGTATTGGCCTTAATTTCTATGGTATGGACACATGGCTTTTTATTATTAAGAAAGGCCGATATTGGCGAGTTCTATGCCGAATTCCTTCGGTTCACGATCACCACAGGGTTCTTCTGGTGGTTGTTGAGTAACGGTCCTGCAATGGCGACCGGCATATTTGCATCAATGCAAACGCTAGGGTCAAATGCGGCCGGCCTCGGAGTGGTAACACCGTCTGGCATTATTGATGCTGGATTCCAGGTGTTTGGCAAAGCAATTACAGCATCCTCCATCTGGGAACCAGTCGAGGGCGCTGCGCTGATTATCATGGGAGCGGTCGTACTGGTAATAATGGCCCTGATTGCTACGAATATGCTTGTGCTCTTTATTAGCGGCTGGATCCTTGCTTATGCCGGTGTGATTTATCTGGGCTTCGGCGGTGGCCGCTGGACTACGGACATGGCAATTGGCTTTTACAAAACGGTACTGAACGTCGCCATACAATTGATGGCAATGATTCTGATTGTCGGGATTGGGCAAGCCTTTATCAATGATTATGTCGCGGCAATGGAGGCCGATATGACCTACGCGGATATGGGCTCGTTTCTAGTCGCATCAGTGGTTTTATTGTTATTGGTCAACAAAGTGCCGCCAATGCTAGGGCAAGTCGCATTCGGTGGCGGAACTGGGGCACTTGGGCACGGATTTGGAGCTGGTTCAGCAATGGCGGCGGCGGCTACTGCCGGAGCCGCCATCGGCGTTGCTGGCGGGGCGATTGCCGCTGGAGCAACGAATATCGGAGGCGGTATTCAAGCCATTATGGCGGCGTCCAATAAAGCAGCGGAATTCGCCGGAAGTGGTGGGTCGGATTCAGCATCAAGGATGACCGCCGACTATCTACAAGGCGGCCAGAGCAATAGCGATTCATCATCCTCAAAAACGACGACACCGCTTGGTGAAGCAATGGGGGGAAGCAGTACGTCCAGCCGGGACAGCAACCCCAAATATGGCCCTTCAATGATAAAAAATCTGGCGACTGGTATTGGCGAAGTCGCAAAACAGAAAATCAGGGACAGAACCAGTAATACGTTCGGCGGCCAAGTCGCATCCGCAATTAGCAATAGCGGGCAAACAACACCCTCA
- the trbK gene encoding entry exclusion lipoprotein TrbK, with amino-acid sequence MSIKYILVVILIVSAIATTVSNWDGLFNRGDDILPVAEEAESDTDTDTDGEEFVVNEINCRHENLARIVNEKKRRRLASACARRVTFGAANNRNWTIK; translated from the coding sequence ATGTCCATTAAATATATCCTGGTGGTGATACTGATCGTGTCCGCGATTGCAACAACCGTAAGCAACTGGGACGGTCTTTTTAATCGCGGCGATGACATTTTGCCGGTCGCGGAGGAAGCGGAATCAGACACTGACACTGACACTGATGGCGAAGAGTTTGTTGTCAATGAAATAAATTGTCGACATGAAAATCTTGCTCGCATTGTGAATGAGAAAAAGCGGCGTCGACTAGCGTCGGCTTGTGCTCGCCGGGTGACGTTCGGTGCTGCCAACAATCGAAATTGGACGATCAAATGA
- the trbJ gene encoding P-type conjugative transfer protein TrbJ: MKNNSILAAKKLMLGLVIATAMFAPTISRAGVPVIDGTNLTQNVMTAVEEVAQTLKQVQEYATQLEQYSTQLQQYENMLQNTASPVVNIWDRATATMGRLRGTIDTVTGYKDRFGNLDNYLSKFKDINTYRGSACFNGEACTEADLADLRDSVHLGSEAQQTANKAAIEGLDSQQTALEADAATLEDLQAAAQGADGQVKAIGYTNQLASQQANQLLQIRGLLIAQQNADITRNQALANKEAQQQAASDKAHVVPYAYGDNAGWSIR, translated from the coding sequence ATGAAAAACAACAGCATTTTAGCCGCTAAAAAATTGATGTTAGGCTTGGTGATCGCTACAGCAATGTTCGCACCAACGATTTCACGTGCGGGCGTTCCAGTAATTGACGGCACAAATCTGACGCAAAACGTTATGACTGCCGTTGAAGAAGTCGCTCAGACATTGAAGCAAGTGCAGGAATATGCCACTCAACTGGAACAGTATTCAACGCAGTTGCAGCAATACGAAAATATGCTGCAAAACACTGCATCTCCAGTGGTCAATATCTGGGATAGAGCGACCGCAACAATGGGAAGACTTCGCGGAACCATTGATACCGTCACTGGTTATAAAGACAGGTTCGGAAACCTAGATAACTATTTGTCAAAGTTTAAAGACATCAACACTTATAGAGGCTCAGCATGTTTTAACGGCGAGGCCTGCACGGAAGCCGATTTAGCCGACTTACGCGATTCTGTTCACCTTGGTTCTGAGGCGCAACAAACAGCAAACAAAGCCGCAATCGAAGGCCTGGATAGCCAACAAACCGCTTTGGAGGCCGATGCCGCAACGCTTGAAGATCTTCAAGCGGCGGCACAAGGTGCCGATGGTCAAGTCAAGGCAATCGGTTATACCAATCAGCTCGCCAGCCAACAGGCCAATCAGCTTCTGCAAATTCGCGGGTTGTTGATTGCGCAACAAAACGCCGACATAACCCGAAATCAGGCTCTTGCAAATAAGGAAGCACAACAACAAGCGGCATCAGACAAGGCCCACGTTGTGCCGTATGCATACGGCGATAATGCAGGCTGGAGCATCAGGTAA
- a CDS encoding TrbI/VirB10 family protein encodes MERTADTVNEDYMSPEMSPDEPEAGHGVRRVNNLPVLILGVAISIFLIIMVLVAADRANQQNKPDIADRQKGGNANMLAKEIVGNNLGGIIPPETKPQPEPQAEPTPPVKIVRADMPPTPPAAAPNRARTPEEDAAARIAAMKRQQFEDAIKAKTMVTAVSPRSAGSPPTVVSASQVQTTSRDGVLAKLAAVREQMTDADPMTAYKKRLSALQESGIMEAGGEGGIGSNELSPQLVSSEGTGDKNNINQFGKSGSSDRWRLDSLPEAPRTPFELRAGFIIPGTLISGINSELPGQIMAQVSQDVFDTATGKYLLVPQGSRLVGVYSSEVEYGQSRVLVAWQRIVFPDGKAMDIGAMPGADSAGYAGFTDQVNHHFVRIFGSALLMSAITAGITYNQQQNQQNNGYTAPNANSAMSNALGQQLGRVTSQMIAKNMNIAPTLEIRPGYRFNIIVTKDLTLTKPYQAFDY; translated from the coding sequence ATGGAACGTACAGCAGATACCGTCAATGAAGATTATATGTCGCCGGAAATGTCACCGGATGAGCCAGAAGCCGGTCACGGCGTTCGCCGGGTCAATAACTTGCCAGTGCTTATTCTGGGCGTCGCCATCTCAATATTTTTGATCATAATGGTCCTTGTTGCAGCCGACCGGGCAAACCAGCAGAACAAACCCGATATAGCAGATCGGCAGAAAGGCGGGAACGCCAATATGTTGGCAAAGGAAATAGTCGGCAATAATCTGGGAGGCATTATTCCCCCTGAAACTAAACCGCAACCAGAGCCGCAAGCGGAACCTACACCGCCAGTCAAAATTGTTCGGGCCGATATGCCGCCTACACCCCCAGCCGCCGCGCCCAATAGAGCCCGGACCCCGGAAGAGGATGCAGCCGCACGTATTGCCGCAATGAAGCGTCAACAATTTGAAGATGCAATTAAGGCAAAAACGATGGTAACGGCAGTTTCCCCGCGTAGCGCCGGCTCACCTCCAACCGTCGTTTCAGCATCACAAGTTCAGACAACAAGCCGAGACGGAGTACTCGCGAAGCTGGCGGCGGTCAGAGAGCAAATGACGGACGCAGACCCGATGACCGCATATAAGAAACGACTTTCGGCATTGCAAGAGTCTGGAATTATGGAAGCAGGTGGGGAAGGCGGGATTGGCAGCAATGAACTATCGCCGCAACTCGTTAGTTCCGAAGGCACGGGTGACAAAAACAACATCAATCAATTCGGGAAATCAGGATCAAGCGATAGATGGCGACTGGACTCATTACCAGAAGCGCCCAGAACGCCATTCGAACTGAGAGCCGGTTTCATTATCCCTGGAACGTTAATTTCTGGGATCAATTCCGAGTTACCTGGGCAGATTATGGCCCAAGTTTCACAGGACGTGTTTGATACGGCAACCGGAAAATATTTATTGGTTCCGCAAGGCTCCAGATTGGTTGGTGTTTATTCAAGCGAAGTGGAATACGGTCAATCGCGTGTTCTTGTTGCATGGCAACGTATCGTCTTCCCCGATGGCAAGGCGATGGATATTGGCGCAATGCCGGGGGCCGATAGCGCGGGATATGCAGGATTCACGGACCAAGTAAATCATCACTTTGTTCGTATATTTGGTTCCGCACTGCTGATGTCGGCGATTACTGCCGGAATTACTTATAACCAGCAGCAGAACCAGCAAAACAACGGATACACGGCCCCTAATGCCAACAGTGCGATGAGTAATGCACTCGGACAACAACTAGGCCGTGTGACCTCCCAAATGATCGCGAAAAACATGAATATCGCGCCGACTCTGGAAATAAGACCCGGCTATCGATTCAACATTATCGTTACGAAAGATCTAACGCTAACCAAACCGTATCAAGCATTCGACTATTAA
- the trbG gene encoding P-type conjugative transfer protein TrbG produces MKKQFRAMLKIAMALFVMQSAEAEPDMADMYFATKNPTLTKQEKQAIAIAEKWKASSATGMAPTSGQNGTITFLYGAQQPSIVCAVLQVCDLSLQPGEQVNGINLGDTARWTIEPAIEGSGSNEVQHLIIKPHDVGLETSLSVTTNRRAYNLQLRSHRTQYMPKVAFTYPEDAMAKWNAIVHKEHKERQEKTIPQTGEYLGDLSFDYEIEPNGPISWTPVRVYHDKQKTIIQMPETMAQTEAPTLLVVRREGGVFEDDETVMVNYRVQGDRYIVDTVFDRAIMIAGVGSNQDTVTIQRVK; encoded by the coding sequence ATGAAAAAACAATTTAGAGCAATGCTAAAGATAGCAATGGCGCTATTTGTAATGCAGTCCGCCGAGGCCGAGCCGGATATGGCGGATATGTACTTTGCAACGAAAAACCCAACATTAACCAAGCAAGAAAAACAGGCGATTGCGATAGCGGAAAAGTGGAAAGCGAGTAGTGCAACCGGTATGGCACCAACCAGCGGACAAAACGGTACGATCACTTTTCTTTATGGAGCTCAACAACCAAGTATCGTCTGTGCAGTTCTCCAGGTGTGCGACTTATCGTTGCAGCCTGGCGAACAAGTAAACGGGATAAATCTCGGTGACACCGCAAGATGGACCATTGAACCCGCGATAGAAGGTAGCGGTTCGAACGAAGTACAACATCTGATTATCAAGCCACATGATGTTGGGTTGGAAACATCGCTATCGGTGACAACCAATCGCCGGGCCTATAACTTGCAGCTACGATCACACCGCACACAGTACATGCCCAAAGTGGCTTTTACTTATCCCGAGGATGCGATGGCGAAATGGAATGCAATCGTCCATAAAGAACATAAAGAACGCCAAGAAAAGACCATTCCTCAAACCGGCGAGTATTTAGGGGATCTGAGCTTCGATTATGAAATCGAACCTAATGGCCCAATTTCATGGACTCCAGTTCGCGTTTATCACGATAAGCAAAAAACCATAATTCAAATGCCGGAAACAATGGCCCAAACCGAAGCACCGACATTGCTTGTTGTGCGCAGGGAAGGGGGGGTGTTCGAGGACGATGAAACCGTGATGGTGAATTATCGGGTACAGGGCGACCGTTACATTGTCGACACTGTATTCGATAGAGCAATCATGATTGCAGGTGTTGGTTCAAATCAAGACACCGTAACCATTCAACGGGTGAAATAA
- a CDS encoding VirB8/TrbF family protein, with amino-acid sequence MIFKRKDPKADPRKRPEVLVGGRRAGENENPYLSARRTWKDHTQGVIATRQAWQIMGILSLLVALTGVGGMIHIGQLSKFVPYVIQVDKLGQTAAVARADRASPVDGRVVASAVSAFISNSRIVTIDIALQRKAVMDVYAMLAPGDPSLQKMTEWLNGTEESSPFKRAIKEMVSVEVVNVLAQTPDTWEVDWIETTRDRQGVVTGKPAFMRALVTIKVVEPTPATSEEQIRKNPIGIYVKDFSWSRQQQF; translated from the coding sequence TGGTGGTCGCAGAGCTGGAGAAAACGAAAATCCTTATTTGTCGGCAAGACGAACATGGAAAGATCACACTCAAGGTGTGATAGCTACACGGCAGGCCTGGCAAATAATGGGGATTTTGTCCTTGTTAGTGGCGTTAACCGGAGTTGGCGGAATGATCCATATCGGTCAGCTATCGAAATTTGTGCCTTATGTCATACAGGTAGACAAACTAGGACAAACCGCCGCTGTCGCCAGAGCCGACCGTGCATCACCAGTGGATGGGCGAGTAGTTGCATCTGCCGTATCAGCCTTTATCTCGAATTCTCGAATAGTCACCATAGACATCGCGCTACAACGAAAAGCCGTTATGGATGTTTACGCAATGTTAGCTCCTGGGGATCCATCGCTACAAAAAATGACTGAATGGTTGAATGGCACCGAAGAGTCTAGTCCGTTTAAACGCGCGATAAAGGAAATGGTAAGCGTAGAAGTGGTGAATGTCCTTGCCCAAACCCCAGACACATGGGAGGTCGATTGGATTGAAACGACCCGCGACCGGCAGGGTGTCGTTACCGGCAAACCTGCATTCATGAGGGCATTAGTCACCATTAAAGTCGTTGAGCCAACGCCGGCCACAAGCGAAGAGCAAATCCGTAAAAACCCAATCGGTATTTACGTGAAAGACTTTTCTTGGTCCAGACAACAACAGTTTTAA